The nucleotide window TAGTTACCAGTGGAAAGGTCCGACCGAGTCTGGGGTCATCGGGTCACTGGTCAAAACCGCAGGGTCcgtatatttaattaaaaatatttaaaattatgtaataaaaaaataaatattatgattaagaaaaaataaaccattttataaaaatgaaaaatattgaTAAAAATGATAATGTTAATCAAATATTAGACATAAATTGTAATGTGGATTAAACAACATGTATTAATATCTTTATGAGGCACAAGATCAATTATTAGACACAAAGGAAATAGTTTGTCTAATGTTATTTTCTTAGACATCAAAATCaattgaacatatatatatatatatatatatatatatatatatatatatatatatatatatttatttatttatttatttatcaatatGGGCATTTTCTTATTCATCAATATGTGATTTGATAATTATACCAGAAGAGTCCATTCGGTCAGAGAAAGGTGAGGAAGAAAGcccaataaaaaacaaaaaacgaTTACATGAGATAGGTCAGTTtcgtttttatattttgaaaaggaTGGATAACAAAAATAAGATTCGAATTCAAAACCTACACATTTATTTCTTTTcatattaatcatgatttcaaaattacataaatgtcattttgaaaaaaaaataataataataatcttaactATATCAACAAAACTGAATGAATTAGATTCATGTGCGTCATCTACAAACGGACCAGATCAATCGGTTCATACCAATTGTTTAACACAACCGACCCCATAAATAAATCAGATCTATTAATGGTTCCCAATTTTTCCTATCCAACAATCCCATCCAATCCGGTTATAATAACTATGCTTTTATGAACATCTATATATAATATGTAAGAAAGAGATGAACTGTTGATTGAGTTCATTGATAACCTTTCTAATTATTGAGAGtaactactgaaaagatttttaTGATGTGATCGGTGAACAAGAGAaggatgagttgaagtaataacTCAGGGTAGGGTGGAAATGTATTTGGAAGACTCATCTTCCCAACCAATTTAAGCCTTGGGAATTAATGTTCATGATTGAGATGTGAAGAATAAGATAAAACCTCAATCAACAGTTGGTAAACCCGGAAAAACACAAGGGAAAAGATGGCAAGAAATACACTTATATATCAACCATAAACAATCATCAACAGTATTGATCATTATTAAGCTGATAGAACAACGAATCTCATCAAAACTTAGCAACTACCATTGATGTCAACCAAATAGAATATAGTCCGAagtattctttgatactagatgtTGTGCTTGTGTTGGCAGTTCTACCGAGAGGTTGTTTCCATTTTTCGTAAAATGATCATCTGATCCAGATAGTATAGGAGCAACCTTAGGAAACTACCATTTTCAAGCTAAAGCAATCTTCAGTAGTCATAGTACTGTTTCTTGTTATCTTTTTGATAATGAACTCTTAATGGACCAACTTCAGTTCATATGATATTAGCAACTGCAAACAGAGACAGAAGCTACAGAGTAAAAgctaaatttttaattatacATCAGCCTTCAATGTTAAAAGCATCAACCTGAATTCATGAACATATCAAGCTCAACATAATCTATGGTAGTCATCACAATGTTTAATGGTCATTTTTCCAATAATGGACTCTAAAATGACCAACTTTAGCTGATTAAACACTCAGCTTACAGCATGTCAATTATATGATGATGTTTGAATTAGACTCGCATCAATGTGGGGTAGAGTCAATGCACACATCAACTCTATTTATAGAGAGGCCGTCTTCCGTCCACCTGAGTAAACTACCTGTTCGCTAGCTAATGCAATAGTCACAGTAGTATTTAATGGTATCTTTTCGATACTAGAAGACTCCTAATAGACCAACTTAAGCTAATTAAAAACTCAGCACTACAGCATATCAATCCTACAATGATATTAGAATGGGAATGAATTCACATCAGGTCAGACGAAAGCCATATACGCGACcttatttatttttgattaatTTTCATTCTTCTTATGGTAAAATAAAGTCCACAAACTCCACTATATTACTAGCAACTGCATACATAGACAGAAGTTACACATTAAATACTAATTTTTTTGTTATACATCAGCTTTCAACAGTAAAAGCATGTGAATGTGTACATGAACATCGGAAGATTCAACACAATTAATCATTCATAGTAACATTTATATAACTATGCGGAGATAATAAGCATGTAAAAAGGAATAGACATACATAGAGTGACCATGCTACTACGTAGAGTCGTAAGATTGCAAACCAGTGTATATTTAGGTTAATTCATTTATGAAGACCAATAATTATGAACCAGAAACAGATGCTCCAATCAAACATGAGTAGAACCCTAATCAACATCAATGGCATTACCAACTGCATTTGCCTAAATGTGAATTATAGACCAAGCACCACCTTCAAAGACAAAAGATCGAACACATCATAAACACTACACTACGCTTCAAGATCTAAAATCCAAGTATTAAGTTCGAGCAGATTAGGAAGGAAAAATGGCTTGGAAATAACGAGAAGAGTACGATACGACCGTCAGATTGCGCGGATCAGGCGGTGAGCACGACGGCGCCACCGGCGGCCTTGATCTTCTTCTCGGCGATCTTGGAAACGAGTTTGGCCTTCACCACGACGGGCCGGTCAGGCGGCAGAATTCCCTTGCCAAGCACCTTAAAGTACCCAAACTGGGTAACGTCGACCAAGGGGGCGGTGGCGCCGCCTTTGGCGGCGGCGGCGTCCTTGACAGCTTCGGGGACCAGGGACCAGAGGCGGTCGACGTTGACGGCGGGGCAGTAGAATTTGTTGCGAAGGCGGTGGAAGTAGCGCATGCCGACCTTGCCGAAGTAGCCGGGATGGTACTTGTCGAAGAGGATACGGTGGTGGTGCATGCCGCCAGCGTTACCGCGGCCGCCAGGGTGCTTCCGGTGCTTACCGATGCGCCCGTGCCCGGAGCTCACGTGCCCCCGCTTCTTCCGGTTCTTCCTGAAGCGCGTCGTCATCGTCAACACCACCTCCTGCCCTCGAAATGGCGACGGCCTGAACCCTACAGATTGGCTATTTATAGGGAGATAGAATGAGTAATTGCCGTCCGATCGAGATGCCAACGGCGCATGTTGTGGGCTAATTTTTCTGTTTGAACTCCGGCCAAATCGCATCAGTTTGGTCAACCAAAGCCACATGTTTGGCATTTAACGAACCGAATCTGATCATCAAACCCCAGCTCATCCATTTATTAATattaaacttattcaaaaataatattattactaaatttaaaatatttatttttttttggtttgTTTCTTTCTAATAAAATCTACTTATGTCTCCATCTATCTATAATAATCTTTCTTTATGTTATCTTTCACTAAAGTTACACCctttttttttactaataaaaatatttatttttctaactCCATATATTTAtcggaatatcatcatttgagggacataaattttttatttataatttatgaacTATTTTTTACTTAGgtctaaaaaaaaaactaatatgataactatcttataaatttttttttattttaatctaaaaaataaaatactcagTAGCTcttgatattgttaggatcaagagcggcactaagagggggggtgaattagtacagcgaaaaactttcgcgatttcagaaaaatattcgtttcgattaaaactgattccgatgaaaatggcttcgattcaatcagtttcggagagaagttgaacttaaaagctttcgttaaagtgcaagagaagattaaggaggtttgcagtaatgtaaattacacaaatgaaaaacaaaccagaatttaaagtggttcagttaacatgacctacatccactttcggatttctcctccgacaaggtcatcggtgtccactaaaagccttccttcaatatgtgaaGACCGAATACCTCTTTACAGCGgtttctccttttctcgggtttaggagataacccttacaagtctcactcctctttcttagatggttataaggctaatagatgaaggaggagaactccaacttttacaatacttttataacttaagaattcaagattaagccaatactttcatgcccttttatgcagaaaagggtgggatttttatagaccccaatgacttcaaaattagagctaaaaagtgtcatatccccaaaatttggggtactggcggtactaccgcaactaatctgatactgggtggtaccatcgcctgacaagggcggtaccaccgttggcagcattcactactagcggtaccactgcccagtctgggcggtaccactgaccagtctgggcggtaccatcgcctagatatCCTGGGTGGCATTGctttctaagcggtgccaccgttggcagaCCAACTAGGCTCTTAACAGGGCTGATCAAttcggcctaattcagccctgttaagggcccaattggcccataattaagttagtgagattaccttccaattctaacttaatttatgctctaactacgataattaagacataattatagcGCTTCTTGTTccagtgcatcaattgctctttcggcgagcttccgacgtacttccggcaaacatccgacgaactctcgacaatgttccggcggactctcggcaagctcctggactttacgacgatcttcttggtgagttccgacgagcttctttgacaaactcgtggacttctcggttggttccggtagaacttccgatgaacgtttggacttccgacaaactctcgaactcccaatgagatcttgatcttgattccggcacaacacctgctttatgtcttattgctatcatagttaatcctacacacttttctcaacatatagattagatcaaacaaattacaattgactttatcatcaaaatccgagattcaataattatccccttttttatgatgacaatcaattgatgacgaagttaatcttaactccccctatctatatgccatacttaagaaaagatattcttgaattgaagacctttaaattcaaaaaacaaactgataagataagtttattaaacttatcaacatgcacatcatgatttctttcattatctaacattctcaaaatatgatgccaagtatttctcaaaatgatatcaagccatgacatccattttcaagtatgatattttaaatatgaaagatgacaaagatagcaattcatcattctatggtaagatatcaattgtaaaatagcaagttaagctctagatatcttatcataataaaataaatttattaagcaaacattttaaatatatatgatgaaatacatttcatacatttgtcatcaatttatcatattttgatattatttctccccttttgtcatcaaaaaaaggagaacaattcaacaatacaagaatggtaaaaaaaatcaagcaagtttcacactcaaaagttctcatcattaaacgttatcaacattaaagtgatatattccaacaacttctccccctttgtcatcataatttaatttaattttgcatgaagaggaggaaagaaggtaaggagggagtcctaagaactaaatttatgaaatgatcaaaatcaagtcaaaaaacgataaataagttttcattaaaacatgctttcattttgataaagagaagagattcattaaaaggatcgagatatccatatgaaatcaaatccttacgaaaattatcacacacatgctttcattatcacacacgagaAGGGATTCGTTAatacatgctttcattatcacacacaaaaattcatctttcaaggattaagatatccattagaattccttcaattttcatgagaaaAATTTATGGGAGAGGAgtgtcacatgaaggagaaattcacgaataagatttcatagtgagaagagcattacatcaaatccatttctaattaaaaattcataagagtgaaatccgtgagagatacatttgtcaaTTACTTCCATCTATCAAACatctgttgggctgacagcccatattcagcccaatgtgagctttatcagcccacatcttaccccctcttaacctaaccctaattaacattagggtagtgtgggtggctgcattttagaggcagaaaaaggttataaatagggcagcaacgtggagaTCTTGgcagcagcaaagaggagaagaaaaaggcaaaaaaataagagaaataaaaggaagaaaataaggacaacgcagagagactattctcaatcatctagcagtgttctcatctcaggttagatcaaatctataatagACTCTTGCTgtaattacttggggaggttttagataatgtggacagtgacgtgatccttgtatcctagttattctcttgtgattgttgctagggtttaggataagagattgagatttgtatattcattattctcatggtggattatctttagtttgccccgtgatttttacccttcacattggaggggttttccacatatatcttggtgttctatttaattatgattttatttaattccactgcatatcatggcctactagtatttgtttatatacaaaagttattctgctttatatcccatcaactagtatcaaagcaagggttttggtgatttaatttttgtatttgaacatggaggccaataatgtttctcgcatgattagtttaaatagaaacaattggatgatgtggaaaccaagaatggaagatctcttatattgcaaagatttatctggacctttgcagggggatagtgcaaaacccacaactataacagatgatgagtgaaagaggttagatcgaaaaacaattgggtttattcgacagtggcttgatgatagtgtctttcaccatgtttctattaaaatttctacatattctctttgaaaaaagttagaaagtctctgtgaaagaaaaacagctggcaacaaagcttttttgataaaaaaatttataaacctaaaatatagagagggtgcttctattgctgagcatttaaatgaaatgcaaagtattactaaccagttatcctctatgaaaatatctcttgatgatgagttgcaggcattgttacttctcagttcattaccagaaagttgggagacactagtggttttccttagtaattctgcgccagatggtgttatcactatgagtcaagtaacaagcaatttattaaatgaggagttgagaagaaagagttcaacaacatctcagaatgattcacagacacttatcttagagaatagaggaaggtcaaagtctagaagtagttcacgcatgagtaggagaaagtcaagatcaagaaaagatattgtttgctataactgtagtgagaaaggacattaaaagaaccaatgtaagcaacctaagaagagcaagaaaaaggaaaaagaagtggagtctatggagtcaaaagataatatcacaactacaatgcagggtggtgattatttgattttgtctccttctgatgatattttttcttgtgtgtgtcaggatcttgagtgggtgattgacacaggtgcttcttatcatgctacaccacggagggagttttttgctacatacaggtctgaaaattttggtgttgtcaggaTGGGCaattatggcacagcagacatcatagacataggtgatatccatttaaagatcaatcttggctacaagttggtgcttaaggatgtgaggcatgtggttgacttgaggctgaatttaatttcagttggaaggctagatgatgaagactatgatagtagatttcacagagggcaatggaagctcagtaagggttctcttgttatagctaatggaaagaaatgtcatactttatacaggttgcaggctaaagcttatggtgagcaattaaatgctatagaaaaagacttcaacatggagttgtggcataggtgactgggacacatgagcgagaaggggctgcaagctctttccaagagagaagtATTGCTAAACCTCAGaggctttgggatctagaaaagtagaaggtgtttagaagtagagacgtagtcttctttgaggataaaacttttgaagatttgaagaagaagacaccagccaatacttctacagaaggattagcaaattgtgacccaattactcctccagtatatcagagtgatgggggagatgtgcaggaagatagtatagagtctgatgttgatctacctgtaggatatgttgagcaagaagaagtcggAGAGCAACTTcctgcagaacctcaattgagaagatcttctagacaacgtcaacctttcagaagatactctacatatgagtatgtgatgcttactgatgcaagtgaaccaaagagttaccaggaagtagttgaaagtgagcagaaagagaagtggttagttgctatacaggaagagatggatactcttcagaagaaccatacttatgatttggtgctactaccaaatggaatgaaggccttgaagaacaagtgggttttcaggttgaagactcaagaatattgttctcaactaaagtataaagctagattggttgtgaaagactttggtcaaaagaaaggtattgactttgaagagattttttctcctattgttaaaatgtcttctattcatgttactcttggtattgttgctagccaggacttggaggttgaacagttagatgtgaagacaactttccttcatggggatttggaggagggaatttatatggagcaatcataaggcttcaaagtcaaaggtaaagagaactttgtctacaaattaaagaagagcttgtatgggctaaagcaagctccaagatagtggtatagaaagtttgattcatttatgacagaaaatgaatacaaaagaatagcttcatatcattgtgtgtacatcaaatggtttggtgaggattttattattctcttattttatgttgatgacatgcttattcttgggaaagatatatctaaaattgatagattgaagaaagagctgagtgagtcttttgcaatgaaggacatggggccagcaaagcaaatattaGGTATGTAGATTTCCCgtgacaagaaaaataagaagatttggttgtcacaggagaaatacatcgagaaggtattggaaagactcAGTATGAGTAATACAAAaccaattggttctcctcttgcaggtcacttcaagttgtgcttagaacaaagtccgtcaagtgatgaggagaaggagaaaatgcgaaaggttccttatgctttagcAGTTGGAAATTTAATATATGCAATGGCatatacgaggccagacatcgcatatgcagttggtgttactagtagatttcttgcaaatctaggcaaagagcactgggcagtagtgaagtagatttttagatatctcaaagggagctctaaggtttgtttaagctttgaaggtggaccacatgtgttaacaggttacacagattcagatatggcaagagatatagatacgagaaagtctacttcaggttatgtacttacttttgcaggggcagctgtgtcatggcaatccaggttgcaaaggtgtattgctctctccaccacagaagcagaatatattgctgctacaaagatatgcaaagaaatattatggatgaaagaaatcttacaagaattggggctgaaacaaaaaaattatgtggtgcattatgaAAGCCAGAGTGTCattcatttgtgtaagaacccaatgtttcattccaagtcaaagcatatagatgtcagataccactggattcgaaatgtatttgaagagaagcaattgcagcttcagaaaattcatacagatgataacggagcagacatgttgacaaagactttaccaaaagaaagataggagatatgcctgttagtcataggtgcctagcaagccaatcacgtgagtgatggcacgtgtgacttgatatagaatccttttgcttattatattttgacatatatcactttataactattgcatatgtgcatatatatattgtgatatccttggatttatgcaatgggaatcggatcgtgatgagatcccgaaaatgagatcgattcacctttaaatatatatcctaaataatcccggtcataggttactcgagagggacatcgtgataaccggacagactagtgtgctatatacccgtccatatgatggatgcagctagtctcatagctgctcgtgtaaggacactagggatacagtataggtgctcattggagaatgagttcactgattgatccgcttacggaatgttggatggttgatgatgccttattgtcagacagcgattccgtagtcctagtggtatatctggtccttaaacttgagacaccaaggatgtcctgtatgagtgctccactctttgataccagacttataggtttggctatcccagatcttatacagttggttattgggagtggtagtcgaccttacgagggttattgagtgtcaatagaggatcatccactctcggtgtcatgagaggaatatcttatgtgttcttgctcagacaaatccctggccagggtcattcgggttgagagagaaatagttctccgggagaatctgattagagcgagactcgagtagaaaccatatgggtctgataacaccatgctcgatatacggtctctgggatataagATGGATGAGGgtttataggtatacggtaattgaggacagatatgtccaaatgattggattctcctgtatcatctggggactacgacgtagtggcctagtatgttcgtagtcgataagtcgagtgaattattacatagataataatttactgagttagaaggagttctgacaggtatgactcacggcctgctcgatattgggcctagagggtcacacacatatggtaggtattgcgataagtagaggttcggatatgagatatctaacgaagcccttgtcttattggatcccatggatgagatccaataagagcccatgagagattattggatagagattcactaatctaaaaggcttgggttattggatgcagatccaatacccactaggggaggatccattagggtttgataagggacctctataaataggaaggattcaaagcctcataggctagagcttttgcttgcctctcctattctccttcccctctccaccttagagcaggcctggagttttgaggagcgtcgttgcagccctgttttgaggagcgtcgtggcAGCCCTATTGCATCGTCGTCGcagctctattatatttctcgtttaatgtcgggcctacgtgcctatgattaagttgtaatcacatgaggaggcacagcgggagcgtggatgcgataacgggacccacgagacggacgatcacgaagcatgaagatgcatcgagatgttgacggaaccgacaaggacgagatggacgatcatagggcatggagatgtaccgttgcacacatagatcttgatgtgagtgattaggcctactggctcgagcctaatcacattaggttgtggtccatgatcatctggtgtgattgcttatacatatactagatatgtatatatatttgcatgcgatgtagatatatattaaatatgtatatgtgtgacatgtcatattaggagaccaaatcatagaaacatctctctcgataatattaagtcggtaaacgtgaggcaattagattaacccacgtggtcttccatcgttataagtaggaatcgattcccggtgtaggttgagttggtcgagtccctcgagactcacctatatcgtaattcgctatcttgcttacgacatagagatgtcaccggtgacctgaggacatggtatgcttggtcaagtctctcgagggtatatcatcaaatcaaactcatcttataacga belongs to Musa acuminata AAA Group cultivar baxijiao chromosome BXJ1-11, Cavendish_Baxijiao_AAA, whole genome shotgun sequence and includes:
- the LOC103973467 gene encoding large ribosomal subunit protein uL15x, yielding MTTRFRKNRKKRGHVSSGHGRIGKHRKHPGGRGNAGGMHHHRILFDKYHPGYFGKVGMRYFHRLRNKFYCPAVNVDRLWSLVPEAVKDAAAAKGGATAPLVDVTQFGYFKVLGKGILPPDRPVVVKAKLVSKIAEKKIKAAGGAVVLTA